The following is a genomic window from Chitinophaga caseinilytica.
TAATACGATGACCACGCCCAAGGGCCGCCAGTATCAGCTCACGTTGCCCGATGGCACGAAGGTCTGGCTCAATTCGGCCAGCTCGATCCGCTTCCCCACGGCGTTTATCGGGAAAGAGCGCCGGGTAGACATCCACGGGGAGGCTTATTTCGAAGTGGCGAAAAATGCGGAAATGCCCTTCCGCGTGCGCGCGGGCAACGATATGGAAATCGAGGTGCTGGGGACGCATTTCAACGTAAATGCGTATGAAAACGAAAGAACGCTGAGGACAACCCTGCTGGAAGGGCGCGTCAAGGTAACATCTTTGCCCGGCATGCAGCATCACGGCACGGCCACCGGCGTGATCAACCCCGGCGAGCAGGTGGAAATGACCCGCAACGAAGGCGTTACCGTGGTCCGCAATGCCGACATCAATAAAGCGATGGCCTGGAAGAACGGGTTGTTCAACTTCGAAGGCGCCACGCTCGAAGAAGTGATGAAACAACTGGAACGGTGGTACGACATCGAGGTAGTATATGAAAACGGGATCCCCAACATCGCGTTCGACGGTAAAATGACGAAAGACATTCCCCTGGCAGGCCTGCTGGTCATGCTGGAAAAGTCGAAAGTACGTTTCAGGCTGGAGGGAAGAAAACTGGTGGTATTACCT
Proteins encoded in this region:
- a CDS encoding FecR domain-containing protein; this translates as MMNKEDMAYLIQGYMQNTLSDAERQTFINEVLTEENRALYQEVAASLLEDAPALAPFDEKLWPLFHQALNADKPSLHIASKTNPAVRRQHSIRKWGWAAAVILLAASSFLLLKRFGNDGTQNDGPASVAQNIPPGRNGAVLTLSGGQQIVLDSLENGMVARQNGADVVLKNGGLAYDKTGATPDELVYNTMTTPKGRQYQLTLPDGTKVWLNSASSIRFPTAFIGKERRVDIHGEAYFEVAKNAEMPFRVRAGNDMEIEVLGTHFNVNAYENERTLRTTLLEGRVKVTSLPGMQHHGTATGVINPGEQVEMTRNEGVTVVRNADINKAMAWKNGLFNFEGATLEEVMKQLERWYDIEVVYENGIPNIAFDGKMTKDIPLAGLLVMLEKSKVRFRLEGRKLVVLP